One genomic segment of Clostridium estertheticum subsp. estertheticum includes these proteins:
- the fliD gene encoding flagellar filament capping protein FliD: MTSIYASSTSATSSTSSASLLRIPGMSSGIDTDAVVKSMVSNYQLKIDKANQDKQTLTWKQEGYRDIIKGIKGLQEYYDPLSSKYMSSGNSLNTNTATNSDSTIVSGKPSSSAKAGVYKVEVQQLAEQAKISGSSLNSIVDVKTSAEESAWSGVVLKIGNTTLGAIGTISDTNSNLTAVDEIVANINSKIAATALNGTVSASYVSDANGNHIKFTTTGSASLSISSTPASPAVLGTITSINSQISSSSKLTDLGADTMSFELSYDSATTTKPINISATSTDTIQSLMDKVKSATGGAVTMSLDDTTGKLIFLSKNYGSASSLTIKNSANTGKLGIVDNLIPVSGKDAIVSITEPGQTATTTTQSSNQFAVNGVTYNLSGVSKAGVTSNVSVTANSDTAVTNIKSFIEDYNTLISTINTKLTETKNTAYAPLTDAQKTSMSESQITAWETKAKVGVLRKDDYLSTLMTQLRGAIYSPVYNSYDKTTPNTGKVALNFGTYGTGAIGIDISKDYTDGGKLVITDEAKLKNAITNNIDEFKKLFIGASSATLGTNEAYIGSEEYNEDGIFKKMDTIMRDYVSAPGLGDDGTYSLSGYMNIFVNKQYDHSASGTSGKNTLPDQVYSKTLSVAKFKAQLEAASTRYYAKFTALETAMSKLNSQQSSLSSMLGTSS; the protein is encoded by the coding sequence ATGACAAGTATTTATGCAAGTAGTACAAGCGCAACTAGTAGCACTTCAAGTGCTAGTTTATTAAGGATACCAGGTATGTCATCTGGTATTGATACGGATGCTGTGGTTAAATCTATGGTTTCGAACTATCAACTTAAGATAGATAAGGCAAATCAAGACAAGCAGACATTAACATGGAAGCAGGAAGGCTATAGGGATATTATTAAAGGAATAAAGGGATTACAGGAGTATTATGATCCACTTTCAAGTAAGTACATGTCATCAGGAAATTCCTTGAATACAAATACGGCGACTAATAGTGACAGTACTATTGTTTCAGGAAAGCCTAGTTCAAGTGCTAAAGCTGGGGTATATAAGGTGGAGGTGCAACAATTAGCAGAGCAAGCTAAAATTTCTGGGTCTTCATTAAATTCTATTGTTGATGTGAAAACCTCCGCAGAAGAATCTGCATGGAGTGGAGTTGTATTGAAGATAGGAAATACTACTCTAGGTGCCATAGGTACTATATCAGATACAAATTCAAATCTAACAGCTGTAGATGAAATTGTTGCAAATATTAATAGTAAAATAGCGGCAACTGCTTTAAATGGCACAGTTTCAGCATCGTATGTAAGTGATGCAAATGGTAATCATATAAAATTTACGACTACTGGCTCTGCCAGTTTAAGTATTTCTTCTACGCCTGCAAGTCCGGCAGTATTGGGTACAATTACTTCAATTAATAGTCAAATTTCATCAAGCTCAAAATTAACAGATTTAGGTGCTGATACCATGAGTTTTGAATTATCTTATGACTCAGCAACAACAACAAAACCAATAAATATTAGTGCCACTTCTACTGATACCATACAAAGTTTAATGGATAAAGTAAAGAGTGCAACTGGTGGAGCGGTTACAATGAGTTTGGATGATACAACTGGAAAATTAATTTTTCTATCAAAAAATTATGGTTCAGCGTCAAGTTTGACAATTAAAAATAGTGCCAATACAGGGAAATTGGGGATAGTTGATAATTTGATTCCAGTTTCAGGCAAAGATGCTATAGTATCAATTACTGAACCTGGACAAACAGCTACAACCACGACTCAAAGTTCTAACCAATTCGCTGTAAATGGTGTTACTTATAATCTTTCAGGGGTTAGTAAAGCTGGGGTTACTTCTAATGTAAGTGTAACAGCAAATTCAGACACAGCAGTGACTAATATCAAAAGTTTTATTGAGGATTATAATACTTTAATATCAACTATTAATACTAAATTAACAGAAACAAAAAATACTGCCTATGCTCCATTAACTGATGCACAAAAAACAAGTATGAGTGAAAGTCAAATTACAGCATGGGAAACTAAAGCAAAGGTTGGAGTGCTTAGAAAAGATGACTATTTAAGTACCTTAATGACTCAATTAAGAGGTGCAATTTATTCGCCAGTATACAATAGTTATGATAAAACAACACCGAACACTGGTAAAGTTGCTTTGAATTTTGGTACTTATGGTACTGGAGCTATAGGAATAGATATATCTAAAGACTATACTGATGGTGGTAAACTTGTAATTACTGATGAGGCTAAACTTAAAAACGCCATTACAAATAATATTGATGAGTTTAAAAAATTATTTATTGGAGCATCTAGCGCTACTTTAGGTACCAATGAAGCCTATATAGGTTCAGAAGAATACAATGAAGATGGCATATTTAAGAAAATGGACACAATAATGAGAGATTATGTATCAGCACCGGGACTTGGTGATGATGGTACTTACTCATTGAGTGGGTATATGAATATATTTGTAAATAAGCAATATGATCATAGTGCTTCAGGAACTTCTGGTAAAAATACACTGCCAGATCAAGTATATAGTAAAACTTTAAGTGTTGCTAAATTCAAAGCTCAACTTGAGGCAGCTTCAACTAGATATTATGCTAAGTTTACTGCATTAGAAACAGCTATGAGTAAGTTGAATTCACAACAGAGTTCACTTTCCTCCATGCTTGGTACAAGTTCTTAG
- a CDS encoding motility associated factor glycosyltransferase family protein — MNEVNRILIDRIKKVKLRDEERYTIEDSKDDKKILKIKRDGKFIYLGSKYTVEKDIQRFMGNIKKITFNSIILVWGFGTGEHIIEILKKTTKSNKIIIIEPDERILIENSLCNNLNEILNEDRVLLFSYKKENLKEFLVRNISTIEINNVEFVNYANYDRIYDKEYKEFWESFIEFVNFMTIELCTSLHFSKQFFTCFMSNITTIINSVTINKLKNIFDGRPAIVVSAGPSLEKNIHMLREVQEQFIIITGGRTLKTLLDEGITPDFVCTIDPGETSYTILEKVLHSKVPLVFCEISNCKIVKEYSGKKIFFKTSDSEDITADLLGIEVDNLKQGGSVAHTCIGLAEYLGCREIIFVGQDLAYTNNKYHSENAKHNEGNSISKDVEYLYVDDIYGEKVPTTRVMDFYRKNIEQMIIANKDITFINSTEGGANIKGTLILHYRSQF, encoded by the coding sequence ATGAATGAAGTAAATAGAATATTAATAGACCGTATAAAGAAAGTTAAGCTGAGAGATGAAGAAAGATACACTATAGAAGATAGTAAGGATGATAAAAAAATATTAAAGATTAAGAGGGATGGCAAATTTATATATTTAGGTAGTAAATATACTGTAGAAAAAGATATTCAAAGATTTATGGGAAATATTAAAAAAATAACTTTTAATTCTATTATTCTTGTATGGGGATTTGGAACAGGAGAACATATCATTGAAATATTAAAAAAAACAACCAAAAGCAATAAAATTATTATTATTGAACCAGATGAAAGAATATTAATTGAAAACTCGTTGTGTAATAATTTGAATGAGATATTAAATGAGGACAGAGTTTTATTGTTTTCTTATAAAAAAGAAAATCTAAAAGAATTTTTAGTTAGAAATATAAGCACAATAGAAATTAATAATGTGGAATTTGTAAATTATGCAAACTATGATAGGATATACGATAAAGAATATAAAGAGTTTTGGGAGAGTTTTATTGAGTTTGTAAATTTTATGACAATAGAGTTATGTACATCATTACATTTTTCAAAACAATTTTTTACTTGCTTTATGAGTAATATTACTACAATAATAAATAGCGTAACTATAAATAAACTTAAAAATATATTTGATGGCAGACCTGCAATTGTAGTTTCAGCAGGTCCGTCTTTAGAAAAAAACATTCATATGTTAAGGGAAGTTCAGGAGCAGTTTATAATTATAACTGGTGGAAGAACCTTAAAAACCCTTTTAGATGAAGGGATAACACCGGATTTTGTGTGTACCATAGATCCTGGTGAAACTTCCTATACAATTCTTGAAAAAGTATTGCATAGTAAGGTGCCATTGGTGTTTTGTGAAATAAGCAATTGTAAAATAGTTAAGGAATATAGTGGTAAAAAAATATTTTTTAAAACTAGTGATTCAGAAGATATTACAGCGGATTTGCTAGGAATAGAGGTAGATAATTTGAAGCAAGGTGGGTCTGTAGCTCATACTTGTATTGGTTTAGCTGAGTACTTAGGTTGTAGGGAAATTATTTTTGTGGGTCAAGATTTGGCATATACAAATAATAAATATCATTCTGAAAATGCAAAACACAATGAAGGAAATAGTATTTCTAAAGATGTTGAATATTTATATGTAGATGATATATACGGTGAAAAAGTTCCTACGACTAGGGTCATGGATTTTTACAGAAAAAACATAGAACAAATGATAATAGCAAATAAGGACATCACTTTTATTAATAGTACAGAGGGCGGAGCAAATATTAAAGGAACTTTAATATTGCACTACAGGAGTCAATTTTAG
- the fliS gene encoding flagellar export chaperone FliS: MAMNAYGNAFNTYKSNSVNFASKDQLLLMLVDGAAKFAKIGKQAILEKDVKKAHENIVKTQNIFYELMATLDVEMGGEWAKSLMKVYDFIIRRLMDANIKKSEEIMNEVIPLIDDVRDTWNEAYKKSKGGK; the protein is encoded by the coding sequence TGGCGATGAACGCTTATGGTAATGCATTCAACACTTATAAAAGCAATAGTGTAAATTTTGCATCAAAGGACCAGTTGCTTTTAATGTTAGTAGATGGAGCTGCAAAATTTGCCAAAATAGGTAAACAGGCCATTTTAGAAAAAGATGTTAAAAAGGCTCATGAAAATATTGTAAAAACTCAAAATATATTTTACGAACTAATGGCTACGCTAGATGTGGAAATGGGTGGTGAATGGGCAAAAAGCTTAATGAAAGTATATGATTTTATAATTCGTCGACTTATGGATGCAAATATTAAAAAAAGTGAAGAAATTATGAATGAGGTAATACCACTAATCGATGATGTTCGCGATACTTGGAATGAAGCTTATAAAAAATCTAAAGGTGGAAAATAA
- a CDS encoding flagellin: protein MIINHNMSAMNANRNVNINSTSASKSMQKLSSGLRINNAADDAAGLAISEKMRGQIRGLDQGAKNAQDGISLIQTAEGALNETTSILQRMRELSVQSATATNTTADRSAISTEFTQMQKEITRIGTQTEFNTKALIGGAFSAKSLDFQIGANADQTISLNIKNMTATGLSVDTAKASVNTATAAQLATASLDNALKAVSSERANLGSVQNRLEHTINNLNTSSENLQTSESRIRDVDMAKEMSEFSKNNILSQAAQAMLSQANQQPQQILQLLR from the coding sequence ATGATAATCAATCACAACATGAGTGCAATGAATGCTAACAGGAACGTAAATATTAATTCTACAAGTGCTTCTAAGTCAATGCAGAAATTATCTTCAGGTCTTAGAATCAACAATGCAGCAGATGATGCAGCAGGTCTTGCAATATCAGAAAAAATGAGAGGCCAAATCAGAGGATTAGATCAAGGTGCTAAAAATGCTCAAGATGGTATATCTTTAATCCAAACTGCAGAAGGTGCTTTAAACGAAACTACTAGTATTCTTCAAAGAATGAGAGAACTTTCAGTTCAATCTGCAACTGCAACAAACACTACTGCAGATAGAAGTGCAATTTCTACTGAATTTACTCAAATGCAAAAGGAAATTACAAGAATAGGTACTCAAACAGAATTTAACACTAAAGCATTAATAGGTGGAGCATTCAGTGCTAAATCATTAGACTTCCAAATTGGCGCAAATGCAGATCAGACAATATCTTTAAATATTAAGAATATGACTGCAACTGGATTAAGTGTTGATACTGCAAAGGCATCGGTAAATACAGCTACAGCTGCACAACTTGCAACTGCATCATTAGATAATGCTTTAAAAGCTGTTTCAAGTGAAAGAGCTAACCTTGGATCAGTGCAAAATAGACTAGAGCACACAATAAACAATTTGAACACATCATCAGAAAACCTACAAACATCAGAATCAAGAATTAGAGATGTTGATATGGCAAAAGAAATGTCAGAGTTCTCAAAAAACAATATCTTAAGTCAGGCTGCTCAAGCTATGCTTTCACAAGCAAACCAACAGCCACAACAAATTCTTCAACTATTAAGATAA
- a CDS encoding CgeB family protein, with the protein MELNRIIIERAKDGNLTCKVEVDGKIKYIYSKYQPMKNIYIPDISNSKNCIIVIGLGLGYELLEIEKRCGTKKIYVIDSDEFFYNSIIENEEIKHIVLNSKALFLFGDEYKKLQHIDISDTQIIINKNISSISNEYIYKVANHFNKCIVNKKILFFHHPTIANDCIEALKNLNYNIVMGEYILGLSYGEIFSKIAREMPKYIFTINFCAEIADIADKIGLTYISWTVDTPNYNLYKREVYYKNNIIFIYDEVIVNDLKDKGVKNIYYMPVAANIKRFDEIIINKEDYTKYVTDVSFVGSAGMDNEFNSFSKFLSEEIMKKTIDLFDLQKKDTTKYLIKEYIEFFDKAVKFENEDSMSILTKSERNAFLLARKFNEIERRELIDTISNKFEIKVYGDEAWKLIHGNKLKYMGQAEHFNEMPKVFKLSKININLTRIYVESGLPMRVFDVLGSKGFLVTNYKSDIVRYFNNGKDLIIYRDLQDLLEITEYYLHNEKERQEIIINGYEKVKREHTYDVRVKQLMNIVVNHKKL; encoded by the coding sequence ATGGAATTAAATAGAATTATAATTGAACGAGCTAAAGATGGCAATCTTACTTGTAAAGTTGAGGTAGATGGAAAAATTAAATATATTTATTCTAAATATCAGCCAATGAAAAATATTTATATACCTGATATTAGTAATAGTAAAAACTGTATTATTGTCATAGGGCTAGGTTTAGGATACGAGTTACTGGAAATAGAGAAAAGATGTGGAACAAAAAAAATTTATGTAATAGATAGTGATGAGTTTTTTTATAATAGTATAATTGAAAATGAGGAAATAAAACATATAGTTTTAAATTCAAAGGCGCTTTTTTTATTTGGTGATGAATATAAAAAACTTCAACACATTGATATATCTGATACACAAATAATAATTAATAAAAACATTTCAAGTATTTCCAATGAATATATTTATAAAGTAGCTAATCATTTTAATAAATGTATTGTTAATAAAAAGATATTGTTTTTTCATCATCCAACGATTGCAAATGACTGTATTGAAGCTTTGAAAAATTTGAATTACAATATAGTAATGGGAGAATATATTTTAGGTTTATCATATGGAGAAATTTTTAGTAAAATTGCACGTGAAATGCCAAAATATATTTTTACTATTAATTTTTGCGCTGAAATAGCGGATATTGCTGATAAGATTGGATTAACTTATATATCATGGACAGTTGACACTCCCAATTATAACTTATACAAAAGGGAGGTATATTATAAAAACAATATTATTTTTATATATGATGAAGTAATTGTGAACGATTTAAAAGATAAGGGAGTAAAGAATATATACTATATGCCAGTGGCAGCTAACATTAAACGATTTGATGAAATCATCATAAATAAAGAGGATTATACAAAATATGTAACTGATGTTAGCTTTGTTGGATCTGCAGGTATGGATAATGAATTTAATAGTTTTAGTAAATTTTTGAGTGAAGAAATTATGAAAAAAACAATTGATTTATTTGATTTACAAAAGAAAGACACAACAAAATATTTAATAAAGGAATATATTGAATTTTTTGATAAAGCAGTAAAATTCGAGAATGAAGATAGTATGTCAATCTTGACAAAATCGGAAAGGAATGCATTTCTTCTTGCAAGGAAATTTAATGAGATTGAAAGGAGAGAATTAATAGACACTATATCAAATAAATTTGAGATTAAAGTATATGGTGATGAAGCATGGAAGTTGATACATGGTAATAAATTGAAATATATGGGGCAAGCGGAGCATTTTAATGAAATGCCTAAAGTATTTAAGTTATCTAAAATTAATATTAATTTAACACGTATATATGTGGAATCAGGGTTACCTATGAGAGTTTTTGATGTGTTAGGTAGTAAAGGTTTTTTAGTAACAAACTATAAATCTGATATAGTAAGATATTTTAATAATGGTAAAGACTTAATAATATATAGAGATTTACAAGATCTTTTAGAAATTACTGAGTATTATTTACATAACGAAAAAGAAAGACAGGAGATTATTATTAATGGGTATGAAAAGGTTAAGCGGGAGCATACATATGATGTTAGAGTAAAACAATTGATGAATATTGTGGTGAATCATAAAAAATTATAA